One Bacteriovorax sp. PP10 DNA segment encodes these proteins:
- a CDS encoding ORF6N domain-containing protein codes for MISNDQDILEIENMIYIIRGNRVMLDNDLAKLYGVETRALNQAVKRNLDRFPEDFMFTLSHEEFDSVKISSQAYSILKYRPNAFTENGVAMLSSVLSSKKAIHINILIIRTFTKLRSFLSMESALHERIGEFEESSTKLFKIVFERLDSLEEDITPKLPVNRKKIGLKRN; via the coding sequence ATGATTAGTAATGATCAGGACATCTTAGAAATTGAAAATATGATCTATATAATAAGAGGTAACAGGGTGATGCTAGATAATGACCTAGCTAAGCTTTACGGAGTAGAGACTAGAGCTTTGAATCAGGCGGTGAAAAGAAATTTAGACCGCTTCCCAGAAGACTTTATGTTCACACTTTCTCATGAAGAATTTGATTCGGTTAAAATTAGCTCACAAGCTTATTCGATTTTAAAATACCGACCAAATGCTTTTACAGAGAATGGTGTAGCAATGCTCTCAAGCGTTCTAAGCAGCAAAAAGGCCATTCACATCAATATTTTGATTATTAGGACATTTACTAAACTGCGAAGTTTTTTATCCATGGAATCAGCACTTCATGAGCGTATTGGAGAGTTTGAAGAGAGTTCAACAAAGCTCTTCAAGATTGTTTTTGAGAGACTTGATTCACTAGAAGAAGACATCACACCGAAGTTACCTGTAAATCGTAAAAAAATTGGCCTTAAAAGAAATTAA